The Thalassoroseus pseudoceratinae genome has a segment encoding these proteins:
- the smc gene encoding chromosome segregation protein SMC, producing MLKSLELFGFKSFAEKTRFDFSPGITAVVGPNGSGKSNVVDGIKWILGDQSAKSLRGKEMTDVIFNGSSGRKGSNFAEATLTFDNTSGFLPIDAREVAIGRRLWRNGDAEYLINRQTARLKDIRSLLMGTGAGSAAYNIIEQGRVDQILQANAANRRVIFEEAAGISKFKARKADALRKLERVDQNLLRLRDIVEEVENRLNSLRTQAGRAAKYRDTSAELKKLWLGLAADDYRYQSEELTHLETELSECGRRLDEVNSRHQELESQLSALDVDIAEVEDRLRVEEQASSAQRETLAGHETTIGHQSSRLEELETELDRLRHQRTFLASRAAEVIGEIDHVHSQLMQFEQEHAERKGRLEQCLAEIAELNHKIQSERDTVEEYREQLLEQMKEASVAASRADGFRQQLKAMSESKVGVLARRSRVAEAVNACEDECRGRRDELETSGERVVRLGDRVHELHAERRKLLEDRHSYQQSLSDLREQRSGWQARKNVLDDLERRQNGLGVGVKELLRRAATLDQPPWNTIHGSVAELLEVELEHAAILEAALGPRSQYLVVDNLDSLVDYLTSGVCDITGRVGFVDLSALTPESLVEVAEDETGQTVAAATRDLSGEPGVCYRADSLVSESPRIADLPLRLLADTWVVETVQVARQLANGAGHGCRFVTLQGELLDADRNLVVGTLQIETALIPRKSELQRLKYDLQEVSELIEQRENELSGMAHTLTSYDDELDDIDHTLQEAADEHNQCKAVYHAETQELARLLRDLNALDEEVHKITLDEERVTAELQQAEAAHAAAEEQLEGLQNNISQLEFDLARSEHRLQTLEKTKTEERLSTVKHEERLAGMQQAYKRLEEDRTTRLQQRDEVERRYAAAMAKRQDITLHVLNTSAQLAELALEQESVGTRVRQLMAEKSDLRGRRSVFLKEETTLRSERRDLNDQQHLQEMSARDIRQRLESMAERIREEYQLELHEIVASDASAYHDYLNENHPGWQQAGDDSVDTDESIDESVELESGEEFDEPEEAPPVAEEPIPEFEELRDGFEQQVDKLRRRLKSMGNVDTESLGDLEEMEARFAHMSTQLADLTEAKAALEEIVRKINTESKRLFVETFELVRGHFQHLFRKAFGGGDGDIVLEDPNDVLECGIELIARPPGKDLKSISLMSGGEKALTAFALLLALFKTRPSPYCLLDEVDAPLDEANVGRLGALVEEFKGETQFIIITHKKPTMTISDVIYGVTMEQSGVSKRMSVRFDDVSDDGEFNTDGEDDMAQAA from the coding sequence ATGCTGAAATCCCTTGAACTCTTCGGCTTCAAAAGTTTTGCCGAGAAGACGCGGTTCGACTTCTCGCCCGGCATTACCGCCGTGGTGGGACCGAACGGTAGTGGCAAGAGTAACGTTGTCGATGGCATCAAGTGGATTCTTGGGGATCAAAGCGCGAAGAGTCTTCGCGGCAAAGAGATGACGGACGTCATCTTCAACGGCTCCAGTGGCCGCAAAGGAAGTAACTTTGCCGAAGCCACGCTGACGTTCGACAACACATCCGGCTTTCTGCCAATTGATGCCCGTGAAGTGGCAATCGGTCGACGGTTGTGGCGGAACGGCGATGCGGAATACCTGATTAATCGACAAACGGCTCGGTTAAAGGATATCCGCAGTCTGCTGATGGGGACCGGTGCCGGGTCCGCGGCGTATAACATCATCGAACAAGGCCGCGTCGATCAAATTCTGCAAGCCAACGCAGCGAATCGGCGGGTCATCTTTGAAGAAGCCGCCGGAATCAGCAAGTTCAAGGCACGCAAGGCGGATGCCCTGCGGAAGCTGGAACGTGTCGATCAAAACTTGCTGCGTTTGCGGGACATTGTCGAGGAAGTCGAAAACCGCCTCAATTCTCTACGCACACAAGCCGGACGTGCGGCCAAGTATCGGGACACGTCCGCCGAGTTGAAGAAACTTTGGCTCGGTCTGGCTGCGGATGATTATCGCTATCAATCCGAAGAACTGACCCACCTCGAAACGGAACTGTCCGAGTGCGGACGCCGATTGGATGAGGTCAACAGCCGTCATCAGGAATTGGAATCCCAGCTTTCCGCGCTCGACGTTGATATCGCCGAAGTGGAAGACCGATTACGTGTGGAGGAGCAAGCCAGCTCGGCTCAACGCGAAACACTGGCCGGTCACGAGACAACCATTGGGCACCAATCTTCGCGGTTGGAGGAGTTGGAAACCGAACTCGACCGATTGCGGCATCAACGCACGTTTTTGGCGTCGCGGGCGGCGGAGGTGATCGGCGAGATTGACCACGTTCATTCGCAACTCATGCAATTCGAACAAGAACACGCCGAACGCAAAGGCCGTCTCGAGCAGTGTCTCGCGGAAATCGCGGAGTTGAATCACAAGATTCAGAGCGAACGCGACACGGTTGAGGAATATCGGGAACAACTCCTGGAACAGATGAAGGAAGCGTCGGTTGCCGCCAGTCGCGCGGACGGGTTCCGTCAGCAACTGAAAGCCATGAGCGAGTCGAAAGTCGGCGTGTTGGCACGTCGGTCACGAGTCGCGGAAGCCGTCAACGCGTGCGAGGACGAATGCCGCGGTCGCCGCGATGAATTGGAGACATCCGGGGAACGGGTGGTGCGACTCGGGGACCGAGTCCACGAACTCCATGCCGAACGTCGTAAACTTCTCGAAGATCGGCATTCGTATCAGCAGAGTCTATCTGACCTTCGCGAACAACGAAGCGGTTGGCAAGCTCGCAAGAATGTGCTCGACGATCTCGAACGACGGCAGAACGGTTTGGGTGTCGGCGTGAAGGAACTTCTGCGTCGCGCGGCCACTCTCGATCAACCGCCTTGGAACACGATTCATGGCAGCGTTGCAGAGCTGCTAGAGGTTGAGTTGGAGCACGCTGCGATTCTCGAAGCCGCTCTTGGGCCACGTTCACAATACTTGGTTGTGGATAATCTCGATTCACTGGTCGACTATTTGACGAGCGGTGTTTGCGACATCACCGGCCGCGTGGGGTTTGTAGATCTCTCGGCTTTGACGCCGGAATCTTTGGTCGAAGTCGCTGAAGACGAAACGGGGCAAACCGTCGCCGCCGCCACACGGGATCTGTCTGGCGAACCCGGTGTGTGTTATCGGGCCGATTCTCTGGTCAGTGAGTCACCACGGATCGCGGACCTGCCATTACGGTTGCTGGCGGATACCTGGGTCGTCGAAACTGTTCAAGTCGCCCGGCAGTTGGCGAACGGTGCGGGGCATGGTTGCCGGTTCGTCACGCTGCAAGGCGAGTTACTCGACGCCGATCGCAATTTGGTCGTCGGTACATTGCAAATCGAGACGGCACTTATTCCCCGCAAAAGTGAACTGCAACGACTGAAATACGATCTGCAAGAAGTCAGTGAACTCATTGAGCAGCGGGAAAACGAACTGTCTGGGATGGCTCACACGCTGACGAGCTACGACGATGAACTGGACGACATCGACCACACACTTCAAGAGGCTGCGGACGAACACAATCAATGCAAGGCCGTCTATCACGCGGAGACTCAAGAGCTCGCTCGCTTGTTGCGTGATCTCAACGCGTTGGATGAAGAAGTTCACAAAATCACACTCGACGAAGAACGAGTCACCGCGGAACTGCAGCAAGCCGAAGCGGCTCACGCGGCTGCGGAAGAACAACTCGAAGGTTTGCAAAACAACATCAGCCAGTTGGAATTCGACTTGGCTCGTTCGGAGCACCGTCTGCAAACCTTGGAGAAAACCAAGACCGAGGAACGGCTCAGCACGGTCAAGCACGAGGAACGGCTTGCCGGAATGCAGCAGGCGTACAAGCGGTTGGAGGAGGATCGCACCACGCGACTGCAACAGCGGGACGAAGTCGAACGACGTTACGCGGCGGCGATGGCGAAGCGACAAGATATCACATTGCATGTGCTGAACACGTCCGCCCAGCTCGCTGAGTTGGCTTTGGAACAAGAATCCGTTGGTACGCGTGTCCGACAACTCATGGCTGAAAAATCCGATTTACGCGGACGCCGGAGCGTCTTTTTGAAGGAAGAAACCACGCTCCGCAGCGAACGCCGAGATCTGAACGACCAACAGCACCTGCAAGAGATGTCGGCCCGTGATATTCGTCAACGGCTCGAATCCATGGCCGAGCGAATCCGCGAAGAATACCAGTTGGAGCTTCACGAAATTGTTGCGTCCGATGCCTCGGCGTATCACGATTACCTCAACGAAAATCATCCCGGTTGGCAGCAAGCGGGTGACGATTCCGTCGATACAGATGAGTCCATTGATGAATCTGTGGAGTTGGAATCCGGTGAGGAGTTCGACGAACCGGAAGAAGCTCCCCCGGTTGCCGAAGAACCGATTCCCGAGTTCGAAGAACTCCGCGACGGTTTCGAGCAGCAAGTCGACAAGTTGCGACGGCGGCTCAAAAGTATGGGCAACGTCGACACCGAAAGTCTGGGCGACCTCGAAGAAATGGAGGCCCGCTTCGCTCATATGAGCACGCAACTCGCGGACCTCACCGAAGCCAAAGCCGCCCTCGAAGAAATCGTGCGGAAAATCAACACCGAAAGTAAACGGCTATTCGTCGAAACGTTCGAGTTGGTTCGCGGACACTTCCAACACCTATTCCGGAAAGCGTTCGGTGGGGGTGACGGCGATATCGTCCTCGAAGACCCCAACGATGTGCTCGAATGTGGGATCGAATTGATCGCACGTCCGCCGGGTAAGGATCTCAAGAGCATCTCGCTGATGAGTGGTGGCGAGAAAGCCCTGACCGCGTTTGCGCTATTGTTGGCGTTGTTCAAAACGCGACCGAGCCCGTACTGTCTGCTCGACGAAGTGGACGCTCCGCTCGACGAAGCGAACGTCGGGCGATTGGGAGCACTCGTCGAGGAGTTCAAGGGCGAAACGCAGTTCATCATCATCACGCACAAGAAGCCGACGATGACCATTTCCGATGTCATCTATGGCGTGACGATGGAACAATCCGGGGTGTCCAAACGCATGTCCGTTCGCTTCGATGACGTCAGCGACGACGGCGAGTTCAACACAGACGGCGAGGACGACATGGCCCAAGCCGCGTGA
- a CDS encoding flagellar basal body P-ring protein FlgI, whose product MSTALKTVNPFDDGLFARSQSPDEDLTLETTIETPMVGDYTTIEGLHFITLEGVGLVVGLDGNGGDPAPSHYREALLDEMRRRDIKNPNQLLASPDTALVVVRAYLPPLVAKGDRFDVEVRVPGKDDTKSLNGGWLYETYLSEHAVVPGEGVMTGREFAIASGPILVSASEGDREELAGVLKRGRVLGGGVSKTERHLTMYLRNDFASFRNSVRIADRIGKRFYRYNRAGIREPLAEAKTHQRIELKLQPRYKENYPRFLQAIRHIAFRETDVAKHVRVEKLADKLNNPPTAEKAALELEAVGRDSIPILRDALENPDLEVRFHAAMAITYLGEPDGIDALVEAARDEPAFRVYALAGLAATEDATAHVGLRSLLSSDSAETRYGAFRALSVLDKRDPFIEGEPLPSIEDAQFMLHALDTEGEPMVHLTNRKIAEVVIFGAGQKFETPMALRAGRHILVTGSPGSSTVKISRFQVGRTDQKREVPNRVVDVVRAVTEMGATYPDVAQLLTQADIQHNLVGRLEVDALPKSGRIYYRDAEKTSSSRVGGSGLLPNLFEAGEEKSSRERKSRDDDEEEELPFDEKDGQASVTDKSPIDDEEGENLENALLQDERKWYDPRRLLGKPQLNTD is encoded by the coding sequence ATGTCGACCGCGTTGAAAACGGTCAACCCATTTGATGATGGTCTATTCGCCCGCTCGCAGAGCCCTGACGAAGATCTCACACTCGAAACCACAATCGAAACTCCGATGGTGGGTGACTACACCACGATCGAAGGATTGCATTTCATTACCTTGGAAGGTGTGGGTCTGGTTGTCGGTCTGGATGGCAATGGCGGTGACCCGGCTCCATCACACTATCGTGAGGCGCTCCTCGACGAGATGCGGCGTCGCGATATCAAGAACCCGAACCAGTTGCTTGCATCGCCCGATACGGCATTGGTTGTGGTCCGGGCCTATCTTCCACCGTTGGTTGCCAAGGGCGATCGGTTCGACGTGGAAGTTCGGGTTCCCGGTAAGGACGACACGAAAAGCCTGAATGGTGGTTGGCTATACGAAACGTACCTCAGCGAACATGCGGTCGTTCCCGGTGAAGGTGTGATGACTGGTCGCGAGTTCGCGATTGCATCGGGACCGATTCTGGTGTCCGCCAGCGAAGGCGATCGTGAGGAGTTAGCCGGTGTCCTCAAACGCGGTCGGGTTCTCGGTGGGGGCGTTTCCAAAACGGAACGTCACCTCACGATGTACCTGCGAAACGATTTCGCCAGCTTCCGGAACTCGGTCCGTATCGCGGACCGAATTGGAAAACGCTTCTACCGCTACAACCGAGCCGGTATTCGCGAACCGCTGGCGGAAGCCAAGACTCATCAACGAATCGAACTCAAACTGCAACCGCGTTACAAAGAGAATTATCCACGATTTCTCCAAGCCATTCGGCACATTGCTTTCCGTGAAACCGATGTCGCCAAGCACGTTCGGGTGGAGAAACTTGCTGACAAGTTGAACAACCCACCGACTGCGGAGAAGGCGGCGTTGGAGTTGGAAGCCGTCGGGCGGGATTCGATTCCGATTCTCCGAGACGCTTTGGAAAATCCGGACTTGGAAGTGCGATTCCATGCAGCGATGGCGATCACGTATCTGGGTGAGCCAGACGGGATCGATGCTCTTGTCGAGGCCGCTCGGGACGAACCCGCATTTCGTGTGTACGCTTTGGCGGGACTGGCAGCAACGGAAGACGCAACCGCCCACGTCGGTCTCCGAAGTTTGCTAAGCAGCGACAGTGCGGAAACCCGTTACGGGGCGTTTCGGGCATTGTCCGTGTTGGATAAACGGGACCCGTTCATCGAAGGCGAACCGTTGCCCAGTATCGAGGATGCACAATTCATGTTGCATGCCTTGGATACAGAGGGCGAACCAATGGTTCACCTGACCAACCGCAAAATTGCGGAGGTTGTGATCTTCGGAGCTGGGCAGAAGTTTGAAACTCCGATGGCATTGCGAGCCGGGCGACACATCCTCGTGACCGGGTCGCCGGGAAGCTCCACTGTCAAAATCAGCCGATTCCAAGTGGGACGGACCGATCAAAAACGGGAAGTTCCGAATCGTGTTGTGGACGTCGTCCGTGCCGTCACGGAAATGGGAGCCACCTATCCAGACGTCGCCCAATTGCTCACGCAGGCGGATATTCAGCACAACTTGGTTGGTCGTCTGGAAGTCGATGCGCTGCCGAAATCGGGTCGAATCTACTACCGGGATGCCGAGAAAACATCCTCTTCGCGAGTTGGTGGAAGCGGTTTGCTACCGAACCTGTTTGAAGCTGGCGAAGAAAAATCATCCCGCGAACGAAAATCCCGAGATGACGACGAAGAAGAAGAATTGCCCTTCGATGAGAAAGATGGGCAAGCTAGCGTGACTGATAAATCTCCGATCGACGACGAAGAAGGCGAGAATCTCGAAAACGCTCTTCTCCAAGATGAAAGAAAATGGTACGACCCACGTCGACTGTTGGGCAAACCCCAACTCAACACGGACTGA
- a CDS encoding class I SAM-dependent methyltransferase, with product MLTLLHEDPFTHRAFYKPRKYAGDAVMLDYIYGQEDYWPLPECTALGKQIFDYTTLAPASAGVRARRGYIADVLDLAAFETTRPHVLSIASGHFREAEMSAAIRRRRFGRVVALDADPQSLNEVETRYGRYGVETIAEPLMSLLKGTVDAGRFDLIYSLGLFDYLNEKIGRRLVTKAFEMLRPGGRLIVANFLPGIHDIGYMEAIMDWKLIYRTRQEMIGMTLDIPEEEIQSVALESEENNNIIFMTIRRKNEIK from the coding sequence GTGTTGACCTTATTGCATGAGGACCCGTTCACGCATCGAGCGTTCTACAAACCGCGGAAGTACGCGGGTGATGCAGTCATGCTCGATTACATCTACGGCCAAGAAGACTACTGGCCGTTGCCTGAATGTACGGCATTGGGCAAACAGATCTTCGACTACACCACCTTGGCACCGGCATCTGCAGGAGTGCGGGCACGCCGGGGATACATCGCGGATGTTCTCGATTTGGCGGCATTCGAGACAACACGTCCGCATGTCTTGTCGATTGCCTCTGGACACTTTCGCGAAGCGGAAATGTCGGCAGCGATTCGGCGGCGACGTTTCGGTCGAGTCGTGGCACTCGATGCCGATCCCCAAAGCCTGAACGAAGTCGAAACGCGGTACGGACGCTACGGTGTCGAAACCATCGCCGAGCCTCTGATGAGTCTCCTCAAAGGGACGGTCGATGCCGGTCGGTTCGACCTTATTTACTCATTGGGGTTGTTTGACTATCTCAACGAGAAGATCGGTCGACGGTTAGTAACCAAAGCCTTTGAGATGTTGCGACCAGGTGGGCGGTTGATTGTCGCGAACTTCCTGCCCGGCATTCATGATATCGGCTATATGGAAGCCATCATGGATTGGAAGCTGATCTATCGCACACGGCAAGAAATGATCGGCATGACATTGGATATTCCCGAGGAAGAAATTCAATCCGTCGCATTAGAATCCGAGGAAAACAACAACATTATCTTTATGACGATTCGCAGGAAAAACGAAATCAAGTAG